In Phocoena phocoena chromosome 19, mPhoPho1.1, whole genome shotgun sequence, a genomic segment contains:
- the LOC136138431 gene encoding basic proline-rich protein-like, giving the protein MPGGNLSIRGGPRRGCGATGPAPDRGPRPPPETLAPNSRPRDPLLAKPARDPGLETLAPETPAPEPQALRPQSYEPGPRDPSPATPGADPGDMGTPTPASQRPSAFSLRAPGDPCPAEVPARPGRPRLASGTTVPGKREPPEARQDAGPEKGGSEGEGVRRPGSEPASRSPAPGSAPATRPLPPAGRPARRLRAPPAACARAHTHPSTRLPPGPRLRTRPARPAAPPSPPARPPFGLRPVACPRLRTRSRSGPAPPTGPSTRGPASYHAQARGPAPAAYRGASGFGFLKGGRGLGYSTDSGCPQKPKVVSGH; this is encoded by the exons ATGCCCGGGGGGAACTTAAGCATTCGCGGGGGCCCGCGGCGGGGCTGTGGGGCGACCGGGCCTGCGCCGGACAGAGGCCCGCGACCCCCTCCCGAGACCCTGGCCCCGAATTCGCGGCCCCGAGATCCTCTCCTCGCGAAACCCGCCCGAGACCCCGGCCTCGAGACCCTCGCGCCGGAGACCCCCGCCCCGGAGCCCCAGGCCCTGAGACCCCAGTCCTACGAACCCGGCCCCAGAGACCCGAGCCCGGCGACCCCCGGCGCCGACCCCGGAGACATGGGCACTCCGACGCCGGCCTCTCAGCGCCCCTCAGCCTTCAGCCTCAGGGCCCCGGGTGACCCCTGCCCTGCGGAGGTCCCCGCCCGGCCCGGCCGCCCTAGGCTCGCGTCCGGCACCACAGTCCCCGGGAAACGCGAGCCGCCAGAGGCGCGGCAGGACGCCGGGCCGGAGAAGGGAGGAAGCGAGGGAGAGGGCGTCCGCCGGCCGGGCAGCGAGCC CGCGTCTCGGAGCCCCGCCCCCGGCTCCGCGCCCGCCACCCGCCCCTTGCCTCCCGCGGGGCGCCCCGCCCGCCGCCTGCGCGCCCCGCCCGCCGcctgcgcgcgcgcacacacacaccccagcacGCGGCTGCCTCCTGGCCCGCGCCTGCGCACGCGCCCGGCCAGGCCCGCGGCCCCGCCCTCGCCGCCCGCGCGCCCACCCTTCGGGCTGCGTCCTGTAGCCTGCCCGCGCCTGCGTACGCGCTCCcgctcaggccccgcccctccgACTGGCCCCTCGACCCGAGGCCCCGCCTCATACCACGCCCAAGCCCGAGGCCCCGCCCCGGCCGCCTACAGGGGCGCATCGGGTTTCGGATTTCTCAAGGGCGGCAGAGGCCTAGGGTACAGCACGGACTCTGGCTGCCCACAAAAGCCCAAGGTCGTGTCCGGCCACTGA